Proteins encoded in a region of the Vitis riparia cultivar Riparia Gloire de Montpellier isolate 1030 chromosome 7, EGFV_Vit.rip_1.0, whole genome shotgun sequence genome:
- the LOC117919314 gene encoding ATP synthase subunit alpha, chloroplastic-like: MIRYWSFYYEDHPVAKLEAYPGDVFYLHSRLLERAAKSSSSLGEGSMTALPIVETQSGDVSAYIPTNVISITDGQIFLSADLFNAGIRPAINVGISVSRVGSAAQIKAMKQVAHNNIGTSHTLKCQEVL; the protein is encoded by the coding sequence ATGATTCGTTATTGGAGCTTCTATTATGAAGATCACCCGGTCGCGAAGCTCGAAGCTTATCCAGGAGATGTTTTTTATTTACACTCACGCCTTTTGGAAAGAGCCGCTAAATCAAGTTCTTCTTTAGGTGAAGGAAGTATGACTGCTTTACCAATAGTTGAGACCCAATCGGGAGATGTTTCGGCTTATATTCCCACGaatgtaatttccattacagatGGACAAATATTCTTATCCGCCGATTTATTCAATGCTGGAATCAGGCCTGCTATTAATGTGGGTATTTCCGTCTCCAGAGTAGGATCCGCGGCTCAAATTAAAGCCATGAAACAAGTAGCTCACAATAACATTGGAACAAGCCACACCCTCAAATGCCAAGAAgttctataa
- the LOC117918827 gene encoding alternative NAD(P)H-ubiquinone oxidoreductase C1, chloroplastic/mitochondrial isoform X2, whose amino-acid sequence MLFPGSSRKLAINMSILMNFRSKGFSFVASGATQWNGGVAELVEGEAASRPYTWPDKKKPRVCILGGGFGGLYTALRLESLVWPEDKKPQVLLVDQSERFVFKPMLYELLTGEVDAWEIAPRFSDLLANTGVQFFQDRVKVLHPSDHLRMNGPTVSSCGGTVHLESGLVIEYDWLVLALGAEAKLDVVPGAAEFALPFSTLEDACRVDNRLRTLERKRFGRDFPIRVAVVGCGYSGVELAATVSERLQDKGIVQAINVETTICPTAPPGNREAALKVLSSRNVELLLGYFVRCIRKASISEVSEKQTESGTLLDAAAEHEPEKLILELQPAERGLQSQILEADLILWTVGSKPQLPQLEPCEWPHELPLNARGQAETDETLRVKGHPRIFAVGDSSSLRDSKGKLLPATAQVAFQQADFAGWNLWAAINDRPLLPFRFQNLGEMMTLGRNDAAISPSFIEGLTLEGPIGHAARKLAYLIRLPTDEHRLKVGISWLTKSAIDSVAAVQSSVIKVLSGS is encoded by the exons ATGCTATTTCCTGGTTCTTCAAGAAAACTTGCAATCAATATGTCAATACTTATGAACTTCCGGAGCAAAGGATTCAGTTTTGTTGCTTCAGGTGCAACACAGTGGAATGGAGGTGTTGCAGAACTAGTGGAAGGCGAAGCAGCATCACGGCCTTATACATGGCCAGATAAGAAG AAGCCCAGAGTGTGCATACTAGGTGGCGGCTTTGGAGGTTTATATACGGCCTTAAGGCTAGAATCCCTTGTATGGCCAGAGGACAAGAAACCTCAG GTGCTTCTTGTTGACCAGTCTGAACGTTTTGTTTTTAAGCCAATGTTGTATGAACTTCTAACTGGAG AAGTAGATGCATGGGAAATAGCTCCGCGTTTCTCAGATTTGCTGGCAAACACTGGTGTGCAGTTTTTCCAAGACAGGGTCAAAGTATTGCATCCCTCTGACCATTTGAGAATGAACGGGCCAACAGTATCTAGCTGTGGAGGAACTGTCCACCTTGAAAGTGGTCTGGTTATTGAATATGACTG GTTGGTTCTTGCTTTGGGAGCTGAAGCCAAACTGGATGTTGTCCCAGGAGCTGCAGAATTTGCATTGCCATTCTCCACCCTGGAGGATGCATGT AGGGTTGACAATAGGTTAAGAACTTTAGAGCGGAAGAGGTTTGGTAGAGACTTTCCGATCCGAGTGGCTGTTGTAGGCTGTGGTTACTCTGGAGTTGAGTTAGCTGCCACAGTATCAGAGAGGCTGCAAGATAAAGGAATAGTGCAAGCTATTAATGTAGAGACCACAATCTGCCCAACTGCCCCACCTGGCAATAGGGAAGCTGCCTTAAAG GTGCTCTCATCCCGAAATGTTGAACTTCTACTGGGTTACTTTGTCCGCTGTATAAGAAAAGCTAGCATTTCTGAAGTTTCAGAGAAGCAAACAGAGAGTGGCACACTTCTGGATGCTGCAGCTGAGCATGAGCctgaaaaacttattttggaACTTCAACCAGCTGAAAGGGGCTTACAAAGTCAAATTCTGGAAGCAGATTTAATATTATGGACAGTTGGTTCTAAACCTCAACTTCCTCAACTGGAACCCTGTGAATGGCCCCATGAGCTTCCCCTTAATGCCAGGGGACAAGCTGAAACAGATGAAACTCTTCGTGTTAAGGGCCATCCACGCATATTTGCAGTTGGTGATTCTTCTTCTTTGAGGGATTCCAAAGGAAAGCTTCTTCCAGCAACTGCACAG GTTGCTTTTCAGCAAGCAGACTTTGCTGGTTGGAATCTGTGGGCAGCAATCAATGACCGTCCTTTACTGCCATTTAG GTTTCAGAATTTGGGTGAGATGATGACTCTAGGGAGAAATGATGCTGCTATTTCCCCGAGCTTCATTGAGGGGCTAACCTTGGAGGGACCTATTGGCCATGCAG CAAGGAAACTGGCATATTTGATCAGATTGCCAACAGATGAGCACCGGCTCAAAGTGGGGATCAGTTGGCTCACAAAGTCTGCCATAGATTCAGTTGCAGCAGTGCAGAGCAGTGTGATCAAAGTCCTTTCGGGTTCTTAA
- the LOC117918827 gene encoding alternative NAD(P)H-ubiquinone oxidoreductase C1, chloroplastic/mitochondrial isoform X4, protein MAQMALSASPTLTLFNRVSGRSKQWGMLFPGSSRKLAINMSILMNFRSKGFSFVASGATQWNGGVAELVEGEAASRPYTWPDKKKPRVCILGGGFGGLYTALRLESLVWPEDKKPQVLLVDQSERFVFKPMLYELLTGEVDAWEIAPRFSDLLANTGVQFFQDRVKVLHPSDHLRMNGPTVSSCGGTVHLESGLVIEYDWLVLALGAEAKLDVVPGAAEFALPFSTLEDACRVDNRLRTLERKRFGRDFPIRVAVVGCGYSGVELAATVSERLQDKGIVQAINVETTICPTAPPGNREAALKVLSSRNVELLLGYFVRCIRKASISEVSEKQTESGTLLDAAAEHEPEKLILELQPAERGLQSQILEADLILWTVGSKPQLPQLEPCEWPHELPLNARGQAETDETLRVKGHPRIFAVGDSSSLRDSKGKLLPATAQVAFQQADFAGWNLWAAINDRPLLPFSFSGTKQA, encoded by the exons ATGGCACAGATGGCTCTCTCTGCGTCACCGACACTCACTCTCTTCAATA gggtttcaggTAGATCAAAACAATGGGGGATGCTATTTCCTGGTTCTTCAAGAAAACTTGCAATCAATATGTCAATACTTATGAACTTCCGGAGCAAAGGATTCAGTTTTGTTGCTTCAGGTGCAACACAGTGGAATGGAGGTGTTGCAGAACTAGTGGAAGGCGAAGCAGCATCACGGCCTTATACATGGCCAGATAAGAAG AAGCCCAGAGTGTGCATACTAGGTGGCGGCTTTGGAGGTTTATATACGGCCTTAAGGCTAGAATCCCTTGTATGGCCAGAGGACAAGAAACCTCAG GTGCTTCTTGTTGACCAGTCTGAACGTTTTGTTTTTAAGCCAATGTTGTATGAACTTCTAACTGGAG AAGTAGATGCATGGGAAATAGCTCCGCGTTTCTCAGATTTGCTGGCAAACACTGGTGTGCAGTTTTTCCAAGACAGGGTCAAAGTATTGCATCCCTCTGACCATTTGAGAATGAACGGGCCAACAGTATCTAGCTGTGGAGGAACTGTCCACCTTGAAAGTGGTCTGGTTATTGAATATGACTG GTTGGTTCTTGCTTTGGGAGCTGAAGCCAAACTGGATGTTGTCCCAGGAGCTGCAGAATTTGCATTGCCATTCTCCACCCTGGAGGATGCATGT AGGGTTGACAATAGGTTAAGAACTTTAGAGCGGAAGAGGTTTGGTAGAGACTTTCCGATCCGAGTGGCTGTTGTAGGCTGTGGTTACTCTGGAGTTGAGTTAGCTGCCACAGTATCAGAGAGGCTGCAAGATAAAGGAATAGTGCAAGCTATTAATGTAGAGACCACAATCTGCCCAACTGCCCCACCTGGCAATAGGGAAGCTGCCTTAAAG GTGCTCTCATCCCGAAATGTTGAACTTCTACTGGGTTACTTTGTCCGCTGTATAAGAAAAGCTAGCATTTCTGAAGTTTCAGAGAAGCAAACAGAGAGTGGCACACTTCTGGATGCTGCAGCTGAGCATGAGCctgaaaaacttattttggaACTTCAACCAGCTGAAAGGGGCTTACAAAGTCAAATTCTGGAAGCAGATTTAATATTATGGACAGTTGGTTCTAAACCTCAACTTCCTCAACTGGAACCCTGTGAATGGCCCCATGAGCTTCCCCTTAATGCCAGGGGACAAGCTGAAACAGATGAAACTCTTCGTGTTAAGGGCCATCCACGCATATTTGCAGTTGGTGATTCTTCTTCTTTGAGGGATTCCAAAGGAAAGCTTCTTCCAGCAACTGCACAG GTTGCTTTTCAGCAAGCAGACTTTGCTGGTTGGAATCTGTGGGCAGCAATCAATGACCGTCCTTTACTGCCATTTAG tttttcaggaaccaaacaagCCTAA
- the LOC117918827 gene encoding alternative NAD(P)H-ubiquinone oxidoreductase C1, chloroplastic/mitochondrial isoform X3 → MAQMALSASPTLTLFNRVSGRSKQWGMLFPGSSRKLAINMSILMNFRSKGFSFVASGATQWNGGVAELVEGEAASRPYTWPDKKVLLVDQSERFVFKPMLYELLTGEVDAWEIAPRFSDLLANTGVQFFQDRVKVLHPSDHLRMNGPTVSSCGGTVHLESGLVIEYDWLVLALGAEAKLDVVPGAAEFALPFSTLEDACRVDNRLRTLERKRFGRDFPIRVAVVGCGYSGVELAATVSERLQDKGIVQAINVETTICPTAPPGNREAALKVLSSRNVELLLGYFVRCIRKASISEVSEKQTESGTLLDAAAEHEPEKLILELQPAERGLQSQILEADLILWTVGSKPQLPQLEPCEWPHELPLNARGQAETDETLRVKGHPRIFAVGDSSSLRDSKGKLLPATAQVAFQQADFAGWNLWAAINDRPLLPFRFQNLGEMMTLGRNDAAISPSFIEGLTLEGPIGHAARKLAYLIRLPTDEHRLKVGISWLTKSAIDSVAAVQSSVIKVLSGS, encoded by the exons ATGGCACAGATGGCTCTCTCTGCGTCACCGACACTCACTCTCTTCAATA gggtttcaggTAGATCAAAACAATGGGGGATGCTATTTCCTGGTTCTTCAAGAAAACTTGCAATCAATATGTCAATACTTATGAACTTCCGGAGCAAAGGATTCAGTTTTGTTGCTTCAGGTGCAACACAGTGGAATGGAGGTGTTGCAGAACTAGTGGAAGGCGAAGCAGCATCACGGCCTTATACATGGCCAGATAAGAAG GTGCTTCTTGTTGACCAGTCTGAACGTTTTGTTTTTAAGCCAATGTTGTATGAACTTCTAACTGGAG AAGTAGATGCATGGGAAATAGCTCCGCGTTTCTCAGATTTGCTGGCAAACACTGGTGTGCAGTTTTTCCAAGACAGGGTCAAAGTATTGCATCCCTCTGACCATTTGAGAATGAACGGGCCAACAGTATCTAGCTGTGGAGGAACTGTCCACCTTGAAAGTGGTCTGGTTATTGAATATGACTG GTTGGTTCTTGCTTTGGGAGCTGAAGCCAAACTGGATGTTGTCCCAGGAGCTGCAGAATTTGCATTGCCATTCTCCACCCTGGAGGATGCATGT AGGGTTGACAATAGGTTAAGAACTTTAGAGCGGAAGAGGTTTGGTAGAGACTTTCCGATCCGAGTGGCTGTTGTAGGCTGTGGTTACTCTGGAGTTGAGTTAGCTGCCACAGTATCAGAGAGGCTGCAAGATAAAGGAATAGTGCAAGCTATTAATGTAGAGACCACAATCTGCCCAACTGCCCCACCTGGCAATAGGGAAGCTGCCTTAAAG GTGCTCTCATCCCGAAATGTTGAACTTCTACTGGGTTACTTTGTCCGCTGTATAAGAAAAGCTAGCATTTCTGAAGTTTCAGAGAAGCAAACAGAGAGTGGCACACTTCTGGATGCTGCAGCTGAGCATGAGCctgaaaaacttattttggaACTTCAACCAGCTGAAAGGGGCTTACAAAGTCAAATTCTGGAAGCAGATTTAATATTATGGACAGTTGGTTCTAAACCTCAACTTCCTCAACTGGAACCCTGTGAATGGCCCCATGAGCTTCCCCTTAATGCCAGGGGACAAGCTGAAACAGATGAAACTCTTCGTGTTAAGGGCCATCCACGCATATTTGCAGTTGGTGATTCTTCTTCTTTGAGGGATTCCAAAGGAAAGCTTCTTCCAGCAACTGCACAG GTTGCTTTTCAGCAAGCAGACTTTGCTGGTTGGAATCTGTGGGCAGCAATCAATGACCGTCCTTTACTGCCATTTAG GTTTCAGAATTTGGGTGAGATGATGACTCTAGGGAGAAATGATGCTGCTATTTCCCCGAGCTTCATTGAGGGGCTAACCTTGGAGGGACCTATTGGCCATGCAG CAAGGAAACTGGCATATTTGATCAGATTGCCAACAGATGAGCACCGGCTCAAAGTGGGGATCAGTTGGCTCACAAAGTCTGCCATAGATTCAGTTGCAGCAGTGCAGAGCAGTGTGATCAAAGTCCTTTCGGGTTCTTAA
- the LOC117918827 gene encoding alternative NAD(P)H-ubiquinone oxidoreductase C1, chloroplastic/mitochondrial isoform X1, producing the protein MAQMALSASPTLTLFNRVSGRSKQWGMLFPGSSRKLAINMSILMNFRSKGFSFVASGATQWNGGVAELVEGEAASRPYTWPDKKKPRVCILGGGFGGLYTALRLESLVWPEDKKPQVLLVDQSERFVFKPMLYELLTGEVDAWEIAPRFSDLLANTGVQFFQDRVKVLHPSDHLRMNGPTVSSCGGTVHLESGLVIEYDWLVLALGAEAKLDVVPGAAEFALPFSTLEDACRVDNRLRTLERKRFGRDFPIRVAVVGCGYSGVELAATVSERLQDKGIVQAINVETTICPTAPPGNREAALKVLSSRNVELLLGYFVRCIRKASISEVSEKQTESGTLLDAAAEHEPEKLILELQPAERGLQSQILEADLILWTVGSKPQLPQLEPCEWPHELPLNARGQAETDETLRVKGHPRIFAVGDSSSLRDSKGKLLPATAQVAFQQADFAGWNLWAAINDRPLLPFRFQNLGEMMTLGRNDAAISPSFIEGLTLEGPIGHAARKLAYLIRLPTDEHRLKVGISWLTKSAIDSVAAVQSSVIKVLSGS; encoded by the exons ATGGCACAGATGGCTCTCTCTGCGTCACCGACACTCACTCTCTTCAATA gggtttcaggTAGATCAAAACAATGGGGGATGCTATTTCCTGGTTCTTCAAGAAAACTTGCAATCAATATGTCAATACTTATGAACTTCCGGAGCAAAGGATTCAGTTTTGTTGCTTCAGGTGCAACACAGTGGAATGGAGGTGTTGCAGAACTAGTGGAAGGCGAAGCAGCATCACGGCCTTATACATGGCCAGATAAGAAG AAGCCCAGAGTGTGCATACTAGGTGGCGGCTTTGGAGGTTTATATACGGCCTTAAGGCTAGAATCCCTTGTATGGCCAGAGGACAAGAAACCTCAG GTGCTTCTTGTTGACCAGTCTGAACGTTTTGTTTTTAAGCCAATGTTGTATGAACTTCTAACTGGAG AAGTAGATGCATGGGAAATAGCTCCGCGTTTCTCAGATTTGCTGGCAAACACTGGTGTGCAGTTTTTCCAAGACAGGGTCAAAGTATTGCATCCCTCTGACCATTTGAGAATGAACGGGCCAACAGTATCTAGCTGTGGAGGAACTGTCCACCTTGAAAGTGGTCTGGTTATTGAATATGACTG GTTGGTTCTTGCTTTGGGAGCTGAAGCCAAACTGGATGTTGTCCCAGGAGCTGCAGAATTTGCATTGCCATTCTCCACCCTGGAGGATGCATGT AGGGTTGACAATAGGTTAAGAACTTTAGAGCGGAAGAGGTTTGGTAGAGACTTTCCGATCCGAGTGGCTGTTGTAGGCTGTGGTTACTCTGGAGTTGAGTTAGCTGCCACAGTATCAGAGAGGCTGCAAGATAAAGGAATAGTGCAAGCTATTAATGTAGAGACCACAATCTGCCCAACTGCCCCACCTGGCAATAGGGAAGCTGCCTTAAAG GTGCTCTCATCCCGAAATGTTGAACTTCTACTGGGTTACTTTGTCCGCTGTATAAGAAAAGCTAGCATTTCTGAAGTTTCAGAGAAGCAAACAGAGAGTGGCACACTTCTGGATGCTGCAGCTGAGCATGAGCctgaaaaacttattttggaACTTCAACCAGCTGAAAGGGGCTTACAAAGTCAAATTCTGGAAGCAGATTTAATATTATGGACAGTTGGTTCTAAACCTCAACTTCCTCAACTGGAACCCTGTGAATGGCCCCATGAGCTTCCCCTTAATGCCAGGGGACAAGCTGAAACAGATGAAACTCTTCGTGTTAAGGGCCATCCACGCATATTTGCAGTTGGTGATTCTTCTTCTTTGAGGGATTCCAAAGGAAAGCTTCTTCCAGCAACTGCACAG GTTGCTTTTCAGCAAGCAGACTTTGCTGGTTGGAATCTGTGGGCAGCAATCAATGACCGTCCTTTACTGCCATTTAG GTTTCAGAATTTGGGTGAGATGATGACTCTAGGGAGAAATGATGCTGCTATTTCCCCGAGCTTCATTGAGGGGCTAACCTTGGAGGGACCTATTGGCCATGCAG CAAGGAAACTGGCATATTTGATCAGATTGCCAACAGATGAGCACCGGCTCAAAGTGGGGATCAGTTGGCTCACAAAGTCTGCCATAGATTCAGTTGCAGCAGTGCAGAGCAGTGTGATCAAAGTCCTTTCGGGTTCTTAA
- the LOC117917949 gene encoding cyclin-dependent kinase E-1 yields MGDGTTATSNRGGGGNGGSGSNKPAWLQQYDLIGKIGEGTYGLVFLARTKSPSNRGKSIAIKKFKQSKDGDGVSPTAIREIMLLREISHENVVKLVNVHINHADMSLYLAFDYAEHDLYEIIRHHRDKVTNPIHPYTVKSLLWQLLNGLNYLHSNWIIHRDLKPSNILVMGEGDEQGVVKIADFGLARIYQAPLKPLSDNGVVVTIWYRAPELLLGAKHYTSAVDMWAVGCIFAELLTLKPLFQGAEVKATPNPFQLDQLDKIFRVLGHPTQEKWPTLVNLPHWQSDVQHIQGHKYENPGLYSVVHLSPKSPAYDLLSKMLEYDPRKRITAAQALDHEYFRSEPLPGKNALVPSQAGAEKVMNYPTRPVDTTTDFEGTTSLQTSQPVSSGNAVSGSMAAGHVVPNRSVPRPMPVVGMQRIPAQGMSAYNLTSQAAMGGGMNPGSIPMQRGVAAQAHQQQMRRKDPGMGMPGYPPQQKSRRF; encoded by the exons ATGGGCGACGGAACCACCGCCACGAGCAACAGAGGAGGGGGCGGCAATGGCGGCAGCGGCAGCAACAAGCCCGCGTGGTTGCAGCAGTACGATCTGATAGGGAAAATAGGGGAGGGGACATACGGGCTGGTGTTCCTGGCTAGGACCAAGTCCCCTTCCAACAGGGGCAAGTCCATTGCCATCAAGAAATTCAAACAGTCCAAGGATGGCGATGGGGTCTCCCCCACAGCCATACGCGAAATCATG CTGCTTCGTGAAATTTCCCATGAGAATGTTGTGAAGCTTGTGAATGTGCATATCAATCATGCAGACATGTCACTCTATCTGGCTTTCGACTATGCGGAGCATGACCTTTAT GAAATCATTAGACACCATAGAGACAAGGTGACCAATCCAATCCATCCATACACTGTTAAGTCATTGCTTTGGCAGCTGCTTAATGGGCTCAACTATCTCCACAG TAATTGGATCATTCATCGAGATCTAAAGCCATCAAATATCTTG GTTATGGGTGAGGGAGATGAACAGGGAGTGGTTAAAATTGCTGATTTTGGGCTTGCAAGAATATACCAAGCACCCCTGAAGCCACTATCTGATAATGGG GTGGTGGTGACCATTTGGTATCGTGCCCCTGAGTTACTACTTGGGGCAAAGCACTACACTAGCGCTGTTG ATATGTGGGCTGTTGGATGCATATTTGCTGAGCTTCTGACTTTGAAGCCTTTATTTCAAGGGGCAGAAGTCAAAGCGACACCAAATCCTTTTCAA CTTGATCAACTTGATAAAATATTCAGGGTGTTAG GTCATCCCACACAAGAAAAGTGGCCAACGCTCGTGAATCTTCCTCATTGGCAATCAGATGTACAACATATTCAGGGGCATAAATa TGAGAATCCTGGGCTTTATAGTGTTGTTCATCTCTCTCCGAAGAGTCCTGCATATGATCTCCTCTCAAAAATGCTTGA ATATGATCCTCGAAAGCGAATAACGGCAGCACAAGCTCTAGACCACGA GTACTTTCGTAGTGAACCTTTACCAGGGAAGAA TGCACTGGTACCTAGCCAAGCAGGAGCGGAGAAAGTCATGAATTATCCTACTCGTCCAGTGGACACAACTACAGATTTTGAAGGAACAACTAGCCTTCAGACTTCTCAACCG GTATCATCGGGAAATGCAGTTTCTGGGAGCATGGCAGCTGGTCATGTGGTGCCCAATCGGTCTGTTCCTCGGCCAATGCCTGTGGTTGGGATGCAAAGAATACCAGCTCAAGGCATGTCAGCCTATAATCTCACATCCCAGGCTGCAATGGGAGGTGGAATGAATCCTGGAAGTATCCCTATGCAGCGGGGTGTTGCTGCCCAGGCCCATCAGCAACAG ATGAGAAGAAAAGACCCTGGAATGGGGATGCCTGGCTACCCTCCGCAACAAAAATCAAGACGTTTCTGA
- the LOC117918979 gene encoding protein DOG1-like 4 has translation MKHGLHLTSHFEAYNRRPLTLLEASCLLPTYMASSPANHEGFDKFFESWLTEQNQHLQELISASRNNQHTDDSDQILCPLVERVVSHYDNYYHAKSLSTRDNVLSMLTPPWRSLLEDAFLWIGGWRPSVAFHLLYSKSGLQFESGLADLIRGLSTGDLGDMSHEQLCRVDELQRKTIREEREMTENMARIQETVADSKMVELSEAATEEGGGGDDLGERVESALKHKEEGLEEMLHKADDLRLRTLRGVLDILTPMQCVHFLIGAAELHLRLHKWGKNKDEQQHHV, from the coding sequence ATGAAGCATGGGCTTCATCTTACGTCCCATTTTGAGGCTTATAATAGACGGCCGTTAACTCTGCTAGAAGCCAGCTGCCTCCTCCCCACATACATGGCCTCCTCCCCCGCAAATCACGAAGGCTTCGACAAATTCTTCGAAAGCTGGCTCACAGAGCAAAACCAGCACCTTCAAGAGCTCATTTCTGCGTCCAGAAACAATCAGCACACTGACGATTCTGATCAAATCCTGTGCCCTCTGGTAGAACGCGTGGTCAGCCACTACGATAACTACTACCACGCCAAATCCCTCTCGACAAGGGACAACGTTTTGTCTATGCTCACCCCGCCTTGGCGATCTTTATTAGAGGACGCCTTCCTCTGGATTGGCGGGTGGAGACCGAGCGTGGCCTTCCACCTGCTCTACTCCAAGTCGGGTTTGCAGTTTGAGAGTGGACTTGCTGACCTGATCCGCGGGCTGAGCACTGGGGATTTGGGCGATATGTCTCACGAGCAGCTCTGCCGCGTGGATGAGTTGCAAAGGAAGACTATAAGAGAAGAGAGGGAGATGACAGAAAACATGGCTAGGATTCAGGAGACGGTGGCGGACTCCAAGATGGTGGAGCTGTCGGAGGCAGCCACGGAGGAGGGCGGCGGTGGAGATGATCTGGGGGAGAGAGTTGAGTCAGCGCTGAAGCATAAGGAGGAGGGGTTGGAGGAGATGCTGCACAAGGCGGACGATCTTAGGCTGAGAACACTCAGGGGCGTCCTGGACATTCTCACTCCGATGCAGTGCGTCCATTTCTTGATAGGTGCGGCGGAGCTCCACTTGAGGCTTCATAAGTGGGGTAAGAACAAGGATGAGCAGCAGCACCACGTCTAA